GCGATGCCCACTGTCTTGAGACTTGAAGGtataaagagaaaacaggagcatcacactacctgacttagAAATATGTTACAGAGCTgtagtaagcaaaacagcatgacaTTGGCATAAAGAAAGgcacataaaaaatgaaacagaatggagaacaCAGATATAATCCATGCATTTACATCCAatggctttttttgtgtgtgtgtgtgttagaatcttgctctgtcatgcaggctggagtgcagaggtgcaatctcagctcaatgcaacctccacttcctggattcaagcaattctcttgcctcaaacACCCGAGTAGTGGTATTACAGGCACTGGtcaccatgctcagttaatttttgtatttttagtagagacgaggtttcactctgttggccagcctgatcttgaactcctggcttcaggtgatccacccgcctcggcctcccaaagtgctggaattgcaggtgtgagccaccatacccagcccattTAATGGACTTTGACAAAGGTGCCGAGAACTTACAAtcaggaaaggacagtcttttcaataaatggtgtggggaaaactggatatctatatgcagaggAATAAAACTGCATCTATACCtgtcaccatacacaaaaatcaaatgaaaatggattaaaaacatgaGTCTAAGGCCTGAACCTATGAAacatgtagaagaaaataatggGGAAGACATTTGTCTGACGAAAGACATTTTGTTTAAAACCTTCAAAACACAAGTAATCAAAGCAAAAAATAGACCATTAGGATTACATCAAACCAAGCAACTTCTGCACCACAAAAGATAAAccaagaaagtgaagagacaaccgaCAAAATaggagcaaatatttgcaaactattcatctgagaCGGGATTAATAACTGgaaatataagaagctcaaacaactcaataaaacaatttaattaaaaaacgAGCAAAAGACATGAGGAGACATTTCTCCACAAACAAAACATAGAAATGGCGATCACGTATATGAAAAAGTACTCGgcatcactcatcatcagagaaatgtaaattacaaTCGCGATGAGTTTTCATCTCATCCCATTAAAATGCCTTTtaggccggtggctcacgcctgtaattccggcacttcaggaggcggaggtgggcggatcacctgaggtcgggagaccagcctgaccatcatggagaaactccctctctactaaacatacaaaaattagctaggcgtggtggcacatgcctgtaatcccagctactttggaggctgaggcaggagaatcagttgaacgcgggaggcggaggttgcagtgagctgagatcacacccttgcactccagcctgggagactatgagtgaaactccatctcaacataaataaataaataaaataaagtaaagtaaaatgGCTTTTACTGCAAGACAGGcaaaacaaatgctggcaagatgGTAGAGAAAGGAGAACCCTGGTAccctgttggtaggaatgtaaattagtacaactattaTGGAGAAAAGTatggaaattctttaaaaaactaaaaggaggctgggcatagtggcttatgcctgtaacttcagcactttgggaaaccgaggcaggcacctcacttgaggtcaggagtttgagagcagcctgccCAAAATTGGGATATCCCGTCTgtgctaaaaaaatacaaaaattagccaggcatggtggcgtgcacctgtaatcacagctactagggaggctgagtcaggacaatcatttgaacctaggaggcacaggttgcaatgagccaagatctcaccacttaGACTCCAGCTTGGACTAAGGAgggaaactctttctcaaaaaagaaaaaaaaaaaaagagaactttcatagtgtccagcaatttcactactgggtttatatccaaaggaaaggacaTCAGTGTATCGAAGTGATATCTGCACTCATATGACTGttccagcactgttcacagtagccaagatgtGGAGTCAACCTACCTGCCcatcagtgggtgaatggatagagaactgtggtacacacacacagtggagacTACTCATCCATAGAAACAATaacatcctgtcatttgcagccacatggatggaactggaggtcattacaaAGATTCCCATTTCTCACCCACATGCAGGAGATAAAAGGTGGATCTCATGAAGGTGGAGAATACAATGGTGgacaccagaggccaggaagggaagggtggagggtaacaaaaaaaagaatatagatgtatttatttatttagaaacagagtctctctctgtctcccaggctgcagtgcagtggcatgatctcggctcagtgcaacctctgcctcctggctttaagtgcttctcctgcctcagcctcccaagtagctaggactacaggtgcatgccagcatgctcggctaatttttcttgtctGTTTAGTAAAGATGAATTTCccacatgttggccagggtgatctcgagTTCCTGATCTTaaatgatccaccttccttggcctctcaaagcgccGAGATTACAaccgtgaaccaccacacccagcatatAAAGGTATTTATGACCActagattttacttttaaaaatggtaaaggtGGTAAATTATATAGTTACATTtaacctcaataaatatttttgaaaatgaaaagaaaagggtgTAGGGGTTGCTGGTGATGATATCTCTCTGTGTGGGTGAGAGGCCATGATGGGCTTCTGGGAAATGGATAAGATTGAGGGGCTGAGGGAACCTCTGATCTCCCCAAACTAAGCCCAGTCTCCCCTTCTCTGGGTCTGTCCTGACCGCTTTCTCCATCTGCCTGGGTGCCTGGAGCCCTGATCGGAGGCCTCCATGCAGGCCATGAAGGAGGGTTTGGAGGTGCCCTGTCTGCCATCCTGCGCCCTGACTCCGCCCTCACACCTGCTGTGTCTTCTCTCTGCATCTGTCCATGCTTTTCTCCATCATCAGCAGGAAGCTCCTTAGCTAAGGATTTAGGATCATAGGACATGAGAGAGATATGGGCTTTTCTCACCTGTGACAGAAACAAGCAGTGGGTCACTCGGGTCTGACCACTCGTAGGGAGAGTGACGGAAAGAGCCGAAGCATCTGTAGGTCCCTCCGTGGGTGGCAGGGCCCAGAGGGAaatctgcctggaatgttctgtTGACCTTGCGCACTGCAGGGAGCCTACGTTCATGGGCTCCCCCCTCCCTGGATAGATGGTACATGTCATAGGAGCTCCGGGAGCTGCAGGACAAGGTCACGCTCTCTCCTGCCTGAACCTTGGGGCCCGGCTGGGCTGAGAGAGAAGGTTTCTCATATGGACCTGGAAGGAGAAGAGGCAGTTTCCTCAGGGAGGTTCTTCCTTGTCATAGCTCCCCTCATACCTGAGCTGAGAACTCACTCCCCTGCTCTATGacctaatgctctctctctctctctcaccctccaccccatCTCTCTTCATATCTGTTTCCTCCTTCTaccttttctgtctctctaggTCTATGACCTCACTTCCCCACCCTGAGGTATGTTTTCCCTTTTTGGATTGTTTTATTCTCTCTGACCCTCCTTGGATTGGTTGACTtgatcttcctttttctttaattttgagtCTCTCACTTTCTGTCTTGTTCATAACTTTCTGCACatttctatctatttatctattttgtgtCTATCTACaaattatctatcatctatatttATGTATCActtatctatctctctatcaattgtctatctgtctatctatccatcaatcatctattatctatatatgtatcatctatctctctctctattacctctctgtctgcctctctgtctctatttatGTATcatctatgtatatatctatgtgtctatcatcatcatcgtcatctctatgtatcatctatcagtcatcatctatgtatctataacCAATCcattatctatcatctacctatttatcatctatctacgtctatctatccatctatcatctctctctctccgtctccttgtctttctctgcctctcagtCTCTCTAGTTCTATTTGGAATCTCTGCAATCCATCCCCAcatatttatctttctctgtctttgtgtCCCTCCCTCAGGGTTCTGATTTTGGggcttttctctcctcctttccatCATTCTCTCCATTctgccctcttttctttctttttatgtgtcTGTGAATCTCTTAATCTCCTTCTTCTGgctcattttgtgtgtgtttatgtctttgttttttggtgtccctgatttttctctgtgtctctcagtGATCCTATCATATGTGGGATTATTTGGAATATGAGCCTCAGAATCCAGTCTGGGGAccccaagttcacacagcatACAGGGGTTGGTGTTCAGGGGCCATGATATCCTGGGATGATTACTCTCCATTGCATGGAAGGCAGAGGTGTCAGAATAAACACGGCATCTGTAGGTGGCACAAGGCCTGAGGCCACAGGGCCCAACTCAGGTCAGAAATATGGGTGTCCTTGGGTTCTTCTGGTAGGAACACTTTGTGGaggtaaaacagaaatgaaacttCTAACCTGTGCCAGGTCTCTGAGCAAAGTCAGCATGGAAGGACACCTCTCTCTGGGacatgtctgtctgtctgagtGTCTCCtttacctctttctctcttttctacctCCCTGTATGGCCCCTGTGTCTGTCCTCTGTTATGACACCTGTTCTGTACTTATGTctcctgtttctctgtctctgttggTACAGACCTCACCAAGTCACTCTCTTTCCATAAGAATCCCACACTTATCTTCCTCATGACCACCTGGGGGTTCCAAGTCCTGGATCATTCACTCTGTGTCCCAGTGACAATGAGAACAATGTCTAGACACTCTCACCTGTGACCACGATGTCCAGGGGATCACTGGGAGCTGACAACTGATAGGGGGTGTGAGTAACAGAACCGTAGCATCTGTAGGTCCCTGCAAGGGCAAGCATCATGGGACCGATGGAGAAATTGGCCTTGGAGACCCCATCATGGATCTGTCCAACGAGGCGTGAGGGGTCCTTAGAGATCCCCTCTTTGTGCAGAAAGAAGTGCTCAAACATGATATCTGACCAACATTGCAGGATGACTCTCTCTCCTGATTTCACCAGGGGACCTGGGTGGGCCAGGAGGGAAGGTTTTCTGTGGTTTCCTAGAAAGAGAAGTTGTGAGTTTAGAAGGCATCTCTCTTTATCATCCCATCCATGGCACCTGGAATGAGTGAGGGTTCCCCTCCCcgtgtctgtctctctcctccctctctgcatCTCCGTGTCTTTTCTGTGCCCATATCCCCTGGTGCAGGTGCCTCCAtctgtcttcctccctctcctctgtccctctgtctccaGTAGCCCCTGACTCCCTTGCCACTGTGAAGACAGCCTCATCTCTTGGGCTGTTGTATCTGTTTCCCACTAATCTCTTTCCTGCTGTCTATGTGGGGGTGGAAGAGGAGAGGCTGCATGTCCAGGCTCTTAGCAGCCTGAATCAATCTCTTTTGAACAaatccccagttcaagtgattctcttgcctcagcctccccagtcgtTGGATTACtcgcgcccaccaccacatctggctatccTTGTTTGGTTTCCTAACTTGTCCTTGACCTGGGTTCCTGTGttggtttcctgttgctgctgcagaaaattaccacaaacatgGCAGCGGGAGAGAACACACTGACCCCTTCCACTTCTGGAGACAGAAATTGGATCCAGTTCTCCCTgtgctgaaatcaaggtgtctacAGGGCTGCGTTCCCTCTGGAGAATCAGCGAATCAGTTCTCTTGACTTCTCCAGCCcttagaggccacctgcattctgTGACTAGTGGtcttcctccaccttcaaagcccGCAGTGGCTGATAGCGTCTCCCTCCCACTACACTGCTCTAATCCCCActcccctcttcctccacctctcatgtggacccttgtgattacactgagcCCAGTGGGACAGTCCAGGCTgtctccccatctcaaggtcaACTCATCAACAACCTGAGCTCCACCTTCCCCTTCAGTCCCCTGCCCTGTAACATAAATAGTCACAGGCTCCAGGGATTACAATGTAGCCATCATTGGGGACAGTGATTCTTCCCACCACAGCACCCATTTCCCCTGTATTCAATCTCCCTTGACCCCAAATACAGTCAGGGCCTGGGTGATGGGACCCTGACGGACACCCCCACCAGAAGCTCTGGGATTCAGGAGGTGGGACAGTGAGAAGCCCAGACGGAAAGCCTCTGACCTGTGACCATGATCACCACGGGGTTGCTGGGTGCCGACCACCCAGTGGGGGAGTGTGGGTGTGAACCCCGACATGTGTAGTTCCCTGCATGTGCTGTGGTCACAGGGCTCATGTTGAAGCTCTCCTGGAATAATCTGCCATGGAAGATGGGAACGTGGATTCTGTCTTCTTTGTATAGCATGAAATTGTTAAACCTATGACGATAGTGACACCGAAGAGTCACGTGTCCTCCTCGAGGCACCACAGCGCTGGGCCAGGCAGACAGGAAGGGCTTGTCCTGACCACCTGGGGGAGAAGGAGGCACTGCCTTAGAGAGGAGGATGTGGAGCCGCCCCTCACTCCCAGTGCCCAGAAGATTCTCCCCATTTCCACTTTCTAAGGCTCCTACCACACCTGGGTGCCCAGGGCTACAGGAAGGACCCATCCTGCATAGACATGGCGTCTCCCTACAACAAGTGTCAGCTGAGAACTTTGAGCAAGTGCTGGAGAAGCAACTCTTACTAGATTTTAATACTGCAAAATTACTCATATAAAACAACACAAAGTAGACACGGCATGGAGGGCAAGTCCTATGTGAATGGAATATCAGCCAATTGATGAACTGAGCCCCCATCAGAGGATTTGGAATGTCAGGGCCATGGCTGTGGTTTCCTCACCTTTTCTGGTAGAAAGACCACAGCCACACTGCAGCCCCTACCATCACGGAAACGCTGGAGGGTGTGAGTTACACCTTTGTCCTCAGAGGACCTGCTGTTCCTAGCActgcttccctctctttctctgctgctgACACCACTTCCTCCCTGCACACCCATCTTGGAGCACCCTAGTCTCACCCCAGTCTTCACAGAGCTTGActcaggaaagggaaagaaaggccGGGGAGGGCAAGGTCAGAAATGTGGGCCGAGCATCCGAGGGTCCCCTCTTCCTAGTTTATGAGAGACTCCCCGACAGGACTTCCCTCCCATTTCAGGAAAATCCTCTTATGTGGGGAGATGACACCCTAAGGTTTGGGGAAGGACTCACCCACGTGTGGACCGGCCCTCTGGACCAAGAAGAACCCTAGAAAGAAAGATCATGATGGACCATCCATCTGCAGGCAAACCAGGGCACCCTGCTGCCCCCACTGGGCTGTGCGTCTTGGCAGCCAGGCCCTTGCTGGGCTGAAGGTAAACTCACCCTCGCTGCCTACCTGCCCCCAGGAACAAGGATCTCGGCTGTGCAGAGACTCAGCCTCCAGGCCCAGATCTCTACCTCCAGGCCTAGATCTACACAACAGG
The nucleotide sequence above comes from Homo sapiens chromosome 19 genomic scaffold, GRCh38.p14 alternate locus group ALT_REF_LOCI_17 HSCHR19KIR_LUCE_A_HAP_CTG3_1. Encoded proteins:
- the KIR3DL1 gene encoding killer cell immunoglobulin-like receptor 3DL1 isoform 2 precursor (isoform 2 precursor is encoded by transcript variant 2 (alternate allele)), encoding MLLMVVSMACVGFFLVQRAGPHVGGQDKPFLSAWPSAVVPRGGHVTLRCHYRHRFNNFMLYKEDRIHVPIFHGRLFQESFNMSPVTTAHAGNYTCRGSHPHSPTGWSAPSNPVVIMVTGNHRKPSLLAHPGPLVKSGERVILQCWSDIMFEHFFLHKEGISKDPSRLVGQIHDGVSKANFSIGPMMLALAGTYRCYGSVTHTPYQLSAPSDPLDIVVTGPYEKPSLSAQPGPKVQAGESVTLSCSSRSSYDMYHLSREGGAHERRLPAVRKVNRTFQADFPLGPATHGGTYRCFGSFRHSPYEWSDPSDPLLVSVTGNPSSSWPSPTEPSSKSGNPRHLHILIGTSVVIILFILLLFFLLHLWCSNKKNAAVMDQEPAGNRTANSEDSDEQDPEEVTYAQLDHCVFTQRKITRPSQRPKTPPTDTILYTELPNAKPRSKVVSCP